One segment of Streptosporangium brasiliense DNA contains the following:
- a CDS encoding NAD(P)-dependent oxidoreductase gives MSEIIVFGAGGRAGRAAVAEALRRGHRVTAVVRDPAGHGDLVADGVRVVAGDVTDADGVARLAEGHGAAINAAADLGSQPDVFFPAASRALLDGLARAGVDRLVAVGLASGLKSESGALLMDTPGYPQEYRGFYLGHAAGTEVLCTATTALDWVVLSPAGDFDHGGARTGRYRQAAGDAASRISYADFAIALLDEIDTPRHHRTHLGVEEG, from the coding sequence ATGAGCGAGATCATTGTTTTCGGCGCGGGCGGCAGGGCCGGGCGGGCGGCCGTCGCGGAGGCTCTGCGCCGTGGGCACCGGGTCACCGCGGTCGTGCGCGACCCGGCCGGGCACGGCGACCTGGTCGCGGACGGCGTGCGCGTCGTCGCCGGCGACGTCACCGACGCGGACGGCGTCGCCCGGCTCGCCGAGGGGCACGGCGCCGCGATCAACGCCGCCGCCGACCTGGGCTCGCAGCCCGACGTCTTCTTCCCCGCCGCCTCCCGCGCGCTGCTCGACGGGCTGGCGCGGGCCGGGGTGGACCGGCTGGTGGCGGTCGGTCTGGCGTCGGGGTTGAAGTCCGAGTCCGGAGCGCTCCTGATGGACACACCCGGCTATCCGCAGGAGTACCGCGGCTTCTATCTGGGGCACGCGGCCGGGACTGAAGTGCTGTGCACCGCGACCACCGCGCTCGACTGGGTGGTCCTCAGCCCGGCGGGCGACTTCGACCACGGCGGTGCCCGCACCGGCCGCTACCGGCAGGCCGCGGGCGACGCGGCCAGCCGGATCTCCTACGCCGACTTCGCGATCGCACTGCTCGACGAGATCGACACCCCGCGGCACCACCGCACGCACCTCGGTGTCGAGGAGGGCTGA
- a CDS encoding serine hydrolase domain-containing protein, translating to MKRTRIAAAALALAALVPAVGTPALAAAVATPATAVRTEVPPIDSAALERSIAGLPAPDATAAEVRVGGSKGSWHGVTGVTDLRTERPAKEGARFRTGSVTKILTVAVVLQLVAEGELSLDGTVQEYLPGLLPADYPAVKVGQLLNHTSGLPAPKSGDGFEWVYATRFKKWTPEEYVGKAVENPIEFTPGTRQHYLNTNTFVAGMLIEKVTGRSYEHEVTTRILRPVGMRDSYLPGDSIRIRGRHNHGYQVVPEGFQDAIEYGQAHVVDMTETSVTSTWASGDLISTTADLERFVKALFRGKVVPAAQLKHMFTVPKVTMYGGDQPAVHTSGLTRLELPGGIVAFGKTGARYGSASGVGATRDLSRTVVYSINSTDAKAAGQNQRGLGIALAAFVG from the coding sequence ATGAAGCGCACCCGGATCGCCGCCGCCGCTCTCGCCCTCGCCGCCCTGGTCCCGGCCGTGGGGACCCCGGCGCTCGCCGCCGCCGTGGCGACGCCCGCCACCGCCGTGCGGACCGAGGTGCCGCCGATCGACAGCGCGGCGCTGGAGCGGAGCATCGCCGGGCTGCCCGCCCCCGACGCCACCGCGGCGGAGGTCAGGGTGGGCGGCTCGAAGGGCTCGTGGCACGGGGTCACGGGGGTGACCGATCTGCGCACCGAGCGGCCGGCGAAGGAGGGGGCCCGGTTCCGGACGGGCAGCGTGACCAAGATCCTCACCGTCGCGGTCGTGCTCCAGCTCGTCGCCGAGGGCGAGCTCTCGCTCGACGGCACGGTCCAGGAGTATCTACCGGGCCTGCTGCCCGCCGACTACCCGGCCGTCAAGGTCGGCCAGCTCCTCAACCACACCAGCGGGCTGCCCGCGCCCAAGTCCGGCGACGGCTTCGAATGGGTCTACGCCACCAGGTTCAAGAAGTGGACGCCGGAGGAGTATGTCGGCAAGGCCGTGGAGAACCCGATCGAGTTCACCCCGGGCACCCGGCAGCACTACCTCAACACCAACACGTTCGTGGCGGGCATGCTGATCGAGAAGGTCACGGGCCGCTCCTACGAGCACGAGGTGACCACCCGGATCCTCCGGCCCGTCGGCATGCGCGACAGCTACCTGCCCGGCGACTCCATCCGGATCCGCGGACGGCACAACCACGGCTACCAGGTCGTCCCCGAAGGGTTCCAGGACGCGATCGAGTACGGCCAGGCCCACGTCGTGGACATGACCGAGACCAGCGTCACCTCGACCTGGGCCTCCGGCGACCTGATCTCCACCACGGCCGACCTGGAGAGGTTCGTCAAGGCCCTGTTCAGGGGCAAGGTGGTGCCGGCCGCGCAGCTGAAGCACATGTTCACGGTGCCGAAGGTCACGATGTACGGCGGCGACCAGCCCGCCGTCCACACCTCGGGCCTGACCAGGTTGGAGCTGCCCGGCGGCATCGTGGCCTTCGGCAAGACCGGCGCCAGGTACGGCAGCGCGTCCGGCGTCGGCGCCACCCGCGACCTGAGCCGCACGGTCGTCTACTCGATCAACTCCACCGACGCCAAGGCCGCCGGGCAGAACCAGCGCGGCCTCGGCATCGCGCTCGCGGCCTTCGTCGGGTAG
- a CDS encoding class F sortase, translated as MLLPALLVVGSLGGVGVIMAGLLTYMTPVADEELYGPPAPQAVSATESQNVTPVEQQNPAPVEQQNPELALPSAVGPGGLDVPLTAAAPTAPPPLPVVQPPEPLKSAGVKPYRIAISKIGLLAPLMALGVDAKKEIQTPPLSRPNQAGWYKHGPIPGQQGPSVILGHVNTRSGAAVFSRLKEVRRGDTIKVSRSDKTIAEFTVDGVEQVSKKAFPSKRVYGNTGEATLRLITCGGVYNRKTGHYTDNIIVYATLSKTRRV; from the coding sequence ATGTTGCTACCCGCGCTGCTCGTGGTGGGGTCTCTCGGCGGGGTCGGTGTGATCATGGCAGGTCTGCTCACCTACATGACCCCAGTGGCTGACGAGGAGCTCTACGGGCCTCCGGCGCCCCAGGCGGTGAGTGCCACTGAATCGCAGAACGTCACGCCGGTGGAGCAGCAGAACCCCGCGCCGGTGGAGCAGCAGAACCCCGAGCTGGCACTGCCGTCGGCGGTGGGGCCGGGTGGGCTGGATGTGCCGTTGACGGCCGCCGCGCCCACGGCGCCCCCGCCGTTGCCCGTCGTCCAGCCACCGGAGCCGCTCAAGAGCGCCGGGGTGAAGCCGTACCGGATCGCCATTTCGAAGATCGGCCTGCTGGCTCCGCTGATGGCGCTGGGGGTGGACGCCAAGAAGGAGATCCAGACCCCTCCGCTGAGCAGGCCGAACCAGGCGGGCTGGTACAAGCACGGGCCGATCCCCGGCCAGCAGGGGCCCTCGGTGATCCTGGGGCATGTGAACACCCGGAGCGGGGCCGCCGTCTTCAGCCGGCTGAAGGAGGTCAGGCGCGGGGACACGATCAAGGTGTCGCGGTCGGACAAGACCATCGCGGAGTTCACGGTCGACGGCGTGGAGCAGGTCAGCAAGAAGGCGTTCCCGTCGAAGCGGGTCTACGGCAACACCGGTGAGGCCACCCTGCGGCTGATCACCTGCGGCGGTGTCTACAACCGCAAGACCGGCCACTACACCGACAACATCATCGTCTACGCGACCCTGTCGAAGACCCGCCGCGTCTGA
- a CDS encoding acyl-CoA dehydrogenase family protein: MQRDLFEEEHELFRETVREFLAREVVPHHAQWEKDGIVPREVWKKAGEIGMFGFGVPEEYGGAGITDFRYNSVILEEVIRIGASGLGFSLHNDVMAPYFVDLTNDEQKGRWLPGFASGELITAVAMTEPGAGSDLQGIRTTALREGDHYVVNGQKTFITNGINSDLVVVVAKTDPAAGARGTSLLVVERGMEGFSRGRNLEKIGMHAQDTAELFFDNVRVPAANLLGEEEGQGFFQLMANLPQERLSIAVMAVAAAETVLRTTIDYCKSRTAFGRSIGSFQNTRFVLAELDTEVEIARHYVDKCVRALNAKELSVVDAAKAKWWTTELQTKVIDRCLQLHGGYGYMMEYPVAKAWIDSRVQTIYGGTTEIMKEIIGRSFGF; the protein is encoded by the coding sequence ATGCAGCGAGACCTCTTCGAGGAGGAGCACGAGCTCTTCCGTGAGACCGTGCGCGAGTTCCTGGCCCGTGAGGTCGTGCCCCATCACGCACAGTGGGAGAAGGACGGCATCGTCCCCCGTGAAGTGTGGAAGAAGGCCGGCGAGATCGGGATGTTCGGCTTCGGGGTGCCGGAGGAGTACGGCGGGGCGGGGATCACGGACTTCCGCTACAACAGCGTGATCCTTGAGGAGGTCATCAGGATCGGCGCGTCCGGCCTGGGCTTCTCGCTGCACAACGACGTGATGGCGCCGTACTTCGTCGACCTCACCAACGACGAGCAGAAGGGCCGCTGGCTGCCCGGGTTCGCCAGTGGCGAGCTCATCACGGCCGTCGCGATGACGGAGCCCGGCGCGGGCAGCGACCTGCAGGGCATCAGGACGACCGCCCTGCGCGAGGGCGACCACTACGTGGTCAACGGCCAGAAGACCTTCATCACCAACGGCATCAACTCCGACCTGGTCGTCGTGGTCGCCAAGACCGACCCGGCCGCGGGCGCCCGGGGGACCTCCCTGCTCGTCGTCGAACGGGGCATGGAGGGCTTCAGCCGGGGCCGCAACCTTGAGAAGATCGGCATGCACGCCCAGGACACCGCGGAGCTGTTCTTCGACAACGTCCGGGTCCCCGCGGCCAATCTGCTGGGCGAGGAGGAGGGCCAGGGCTTCTTCCAGCTCATGGCCAACCTGCCACAGGAGCGGCTGTCGATCGCGGTCATGGCCGTGGCCGCGGCCGAGACCGTCCTGCGGACGACCATCGACTACTGCAAGAGCCGCACGGCCTTCGGCCGCAGCATCGGCAGCTTCCAGAACACCCGCTTCGTCCTGGCGGAGCTGGACACCGAGGTGGAGATCGCCCGTCACTACGTCGACAAGTGCGTCCGGGCCCTCAATGCCAAGGAGCTGAGCGTCGTCGACGCCGCCAAGGCCAAGTGGTGGACCACCGAGCTGCAGACCAAGGTGATCGACCGCTGCCTCCAGCTCCACGGCGGCTACGGCTACATGATGGAGTATCCCGTCGCCAAGGCCTGGATCGACAGCCGGGTCCAGACCATCTACGGCGGCACGACCGAGATCATGAAGGAGATCATCGGCCGCTCCTTCGGCTTCTGA